The Canis lupus familiaris isolate Mischka breed German Shepherd chromosome 5, alternate assembly UU_Cfam_GSD_1.0, whole genome shotgun sequence region GGTGGGTCTGTCCGTCTCCCTCTGTCTTGGCTTGGAGCCTTCTGGCTGCATGTGGGTCTGTGTCCCCTCACCCAGCCAGGCCAAAGCCCCATCTCACCTGTGTCCCCCACGAAccccacaccctgggccaggTGGTACCATGGGCACCTGTCTGGCAAGGAGGCCGAGCAGCTGCTGATGGAAAAAGGACGTCCAGGTACCTTCCTGGTACGGGAGAGTCAGAGCAAGCCTGGGGACTTCGTGCTGTCTGTGTTCACACAGCAGCCAGACAAGGAAGACCGCCGGCCACGGGTCACACACATCATGATCCACTTCCAGGTGGGAGGTGGTAGCAGGGGTGGGTGTGACTCAGGGGAGGGGGTCGTGGCCAGGCCCCTCATTGCCGCCCCCACAGCCAGATGGGAAGTATGACATAGGAGGTGGGGAACGGTTCGACACCCTCAGAGACCTGGTGGAGCGCTACAGGAAGAACCCCATGGTGGAGAAGTCGGGGATTGTGGTTCATCTCAAGCAGGTATGCCCAGAGCCCAGGGGATGCCTTGGGACCCAGAGTGAGCTTCacctctggggtggggagggcccaaGGGACCCCGGTACCCAGGGGAAAGGGTGTGGGGCCAGGGTAGCTGCCCCGGGGGAAGGCGCTGTGGGGTCTGCTGGGCCCTGCTAAGGGACGCATCCTCTCCCGGCCAGCCCCTCAAGGCCACGAGGATCAATGCCGCAAGCATCGAGAGCCGAGTACAGGAGCTCAACAGGGCTGCTGATGCCAGTGAGAAGGCCAAGCAGGGCTTCTGGGAAGAGTTTGAGGTGCCCGCCCCCCTCACCACTGTTCACTCTCCCACAGACTCCCATCCTTTGGGGCTTGGACCAGGGCCAGCGGCGGAGGGGGGGTCGGGGGGGAGGGTCAGGACAGGAAGGATGGTTGTGGAAGGCTCTGGGGAACAACAGACTGAGGCTTCCATGACCCCTCCCCTAGATGCTGCAGCAGCAGGAATGTCGGCTCCTATATCCCCGGAAAGAGGGACAGCGATTGGAAAACAAGCCCAAGAATCGCTACAAGAACATCCTTCCCTGTGAGGGCCAAGCGCGGGGCCACACTGGGGGCAGGACCGATCTGGCGAGGAGGAGCCCTGTGTGGGCTGAGGCCGCATGGGTTCCCACCACCAGTGTGACTCTGCCTTCTGCACATTcagagcccctccctccctcatcttgCTCAGCGTGGGGTCCCCAGGCAAGGAGGCAGGTGGGgtctattttttcctcctctgggaaCCTGAGCAGCATCTTCCCCTTCCCAGTTGATACCACCCGTGTCACTCTGCATGATGTGGACGACAATGTGCCTGGAGCAGACTACATCAATGCCAACTACATCAGGGTGGGTGTGCAAGAGACACGTGTGAGTGGCCAGCTGCATGTAGAGCCTAGCATGGATCACATAGGACAACCTGAGCCATGTTTGGCTACATACCAGTCACCCTATCCCTCTATGATGAATCTAGAGCTCTTGCTGACAGGCTCAGGAAGATCTGGGTCCCCCAGGGATCATGGACCCTGGCAGGACAGGAGACATGATTGGGAGAGAGGGGCTGTGGCAGTTTCCAAGGGGTTCTCAGAATGGGCTGGACTAAATATTGGTCCTAAGCTCCTCCCTAGCCTAGGGCAGGAGGGGCCATGTGCGAGGCACCTGGTGGTGCTGCTTTGATTTGCTTGTGAACCACCTGGTGCTACATTGTACATCATTTGCATAGATTTGCATTGTTCTCTGCACTTTAAATCCTGTAAAGAGTGGAcacctgacccccacccccttaCAGAGTGATCCAGAGGCGAAGCCAGGTCATGGACTGGGCAAGGTATACATCGCCACCCAGGGCTGTCTGCAAACCACAGTGGCTGCCTTCTGGGCGATGGTATACCAGGAGAATACACGGGTCATTGTCATGGCCACAAGGGAGGTGGAGCGAGGCCGGGTAGGAGCTTGGACAGCCCCCTCCCCATCATGTGCTCACGTGGACTTGTGCTGGTGGCTGATGCTGTCTTGCTTCTCCTTCATCCTTCGGGATGCTGGTAGGGGGTGGGAGGACTCTGGAAGGCCCCTGTGTATGCATATGCAAATCCCCATAGGGCATAAGGGACAAGGGTGCTGGTGGTCTTTCAGCACAGCTGATGCAATGCACCCTCCTCCCAGAACAAATGTTTCCGATACTGGCCAGAGCTGCATGGCAGCCAAGAATATGGCTGTGTACGTATCTGCAACTTGGCTGAGTACCAGGCCCAGGGCTACTGTGTGCGGGAACTGCAGGTGTGGCGGCCAGATCAGGTGAGCCCAGAGGGCCACAAGGCATGCAGGGTCAGAGTCACAGTGGTAGAAGTCCACAGGTCTGCACTGGGGGTGAGGAAGCCCTGTCCTGGGAGAACCCCCTCATGGGGCCCCACCCAATCCTACTGGCCTTGATGGAATTCAGGTTCCTTAACCCAGTGGGGACAGTGGGCACAGTCCTGGCCTGGGCGCTACGGGGCAGTGTTCACAGGCAGGTGACATTCCCAACCCTAGGCCCCCAGGTCCCAGTTCCCTGGCCCCAGGGTGACCTCATATCCACATGGCCTCTCCCTCCCTACTCTCTCCATGGGCCACCTCAGCAGAGTCAATGACTTTTATATGCCAGTGGTGCCTGTTTCTGTGGCAGGAACAGATCCCTTCCCAGGCCCCCCATCTCTACCTGGTTTCTTATGTCTAACCACCTGGGGGGCCCTGCAGGCCCCTCACACTTGGCTTTTCCCAAATAGAGTTCATTGTCCCTAAACCTGTCACCCTGttgctccctcttcctttccccaggGGCCCGAGCCCACCTGGAGCTATCTGAGTGCCCCCAGGCTCTGAACCCTATAGTTCCCTCCCATCCCCATCTGCTGGGCCTTGAACCTGCTGGTCATTCCTTCTGGCAAATCCTGCCTGCCTTCTGCAGGTTCCTGCCCTGTGCCCTCTGATCCCCAGGGATGAGGGGTCACAGCAGCTCCACTCTgacacccccctaccccccaccccacccccggcttgGCCCCACCTGGGAACTCCCAGACTGGCCCGGCTCACCAGCCCGCCCTGCCCAGGAAGAGCCACGGCGCACAGTGAAGCACTACCACTACTTCAGCTGGCCAGACCATGGGGTCCCGGCAGAGCCATCTGGCGTCCttggcttcctggaagaggtgaacAGGACCCAGAGCagcatgccgggagccggacccATCGTGGTGCACTGCAGGTGCGATCGGGGACGGGGTAGGCGGGCAGTGCAGGTCCAGCCGGGGCAGGGCCACGGCCTCCTCCCCTACACTCGCCACAGGCCTCCCGCTCCGTCCCCACAGCGCCGGCATCGGTCGCACTGGCACCATCATCGTGATTGACATCCTGGTGGACACTATCCGCAGGCAGGGTGAGCCCGCGGCACCCACGCCGGCCCTAGCCCCTCCTGTTCAGCCCCAGCCCCCCGCTGGCCCCCGCCCCTCCTGTCCAGCCCCGGCCCCCTGCTGGCCCCTGTCCCTCCTGTCCAGCCCCGTCCTTCCTGTCCAGCCCCGGCCCCCTGCTGGCCCCCGTTCCTCCTTTCTAGCCCTGTCTCTCCTGTCCAGCCCCAGTcccccgctggccccgcccctcctgtcca contains the following coding sequences:
- the LOC100683481 gene encoding tyrosine-protein phosphatase non-receptor type 11-like isoform X1 — translated: MTSRRWFHPNISGVEAEKLLLSRGQHGSFLARPSKSCPGGFTLSVRRHDEVTHVKIQNTGDYYDLYGGEKFATLAELVQHYTGQHGGLLRERSGAPVELRHPLGCQDPISERWYHGHLSGKEAEQLLMEKGRPGTFLVRESQSKPGDFVLSVFTQQPDKEDRRPRVTHIMIHFQPDGKYDIGGGERFDTLRDLVERYRKNPMVEKSGIVVHLKQPLKATRINAASIESRVQELNRAADASEKAKQGFWEEFEMLQQQECRLLYPRKEGQRLENKPKNRYKNILPFDTTRVTLHDVDDNVPGADYINANYIRSDPEAKPGHGLGKVYIATQGCLQTTVAAFWAMVYQENTRVIVMATREVERGRNKCFRYWPELHGSQEYGCVRICNLAEYQAQGYCVRELQVWRPDQEEPRRTVKHYHYFSWPDHGVPAEPSGVLGFLEEVNRTQSSMPGAGPIVVHCSAGIGRTGTIIVIDILVDTIRRQGLDCDIDVPKTIQLVRRQRSGMVQTEAQYKFVYLALQRYIQDEQRRLREQPPGERDYLNVGVRSQDSGHSAGPALPRAAATAEAPCGVYENLQGLPR
- the LOC100683481 gene encoding tyrosine-protein phosphatase non-receptor type 11-like isoform X2, which produces MTSRRWFHPNISGVEAEKLLLSRGQHGSFLARPSKSCPGGFTLSVRRHDEVTHVKIQNTGDYYDLYGGEKFATLAELVQHYTGQHGGLLRERSGAPVELRHPLGCQDPISERWYHGHLSGKEAEQLLMEKGRPGTFLVRESQSKPGDFVLSVFTQQPDKEDRRPRVTHIMIHFQPDGKYDIGGGERFDTLRDLVERYRKNPMVEKSGIVVHLKQPLKATRINAASIESRVQELNRAADASEKAKQGFWEEFEMLQQQECRLLYPRKEGQRLENKPKNRYKNILPFDTTRVTLHDVDDNVPGADYINANYIRNKCFRYWPELHGSQEYGCVRICNLAEYQAQGYCVRELQVWRPDQEEPRRTVKHYHYFSWPDHGVPAEPSGVLGFLEEVNRTQSSMPGAGPIVVHCSAGIGRTGTIIVIDILVDTIRRQGLDCDIDVPKTIQLVRRQRSGMVQTEAQYKFVYLALQRYIQDEQRRLREQPPGERDYLNVGVRSQDSGHSAGPALPRAAATAEAPCGVYENLQGLPR